GGTCAATACAATTggtattatattaatgacatCATATACTatcatattttacatttacacattaaataaatcatcattGATTAAGCAAATCGGATTAATTGGTGGAATACTTATATTGATGACTCATTATGTGTCTTCAGAAATAAACACTGATAAGCTAATTCAAAGATTAGGTAAGTGCATCATATggtattgatttatttctaatattataaataataaatatataatagtaatagtgtcgtgtggttcccagcaccaatacaaagaagaataggaccactccatgtctttcccatggatgtcgtaaaaggcgattaagggataggcttacaaacttgggattattttttaggcaatgggctaggaacctgtcactatttgcatattatctcacttctatcattaagccaaatagctgaatgtggccattcagtcttttcaaggctattggcactgtctatcccgcaagggatatagacgtgaccatatgtatgtatgtaaataataagaacATTAATCTGGTGCAAGCTACCATGCTGTTATGGTTGCAAAAACGAAATAGCCAAAAAGACAATTCACAATGTATGAGAAGATTGAAAGTAGTTAGGAATGCTCAAATAAGTAATGATTATctcaaaacattatttatttgaactttaaaatatatttgaataatattcaGCTTGGGGGTCATCCAGTGTTTTCTTATTTCAGGTCTCCTGGCTTGCTCTCTAACATTGCTGACCATTGTGTCACCTAtgaataaactgttttatgtTATGAAAGTGAAAAGCACTGAATGTTTGCCATTTCCAATGAttttaatgtctttttttgtatctttatTATGGTGCATTTATGGCTTGTTAATAGTGGATCCATATTTAACAGTAagcaacaaaaacattttaagtcACCTTAGTTActaagtagttttattttttttaccatatggcgaaatataatttaacaagaGGTCTGATTCCCTTGTTCAATaatttactataaataaacaggTTTACAGGATACTGCATTTACATGCCTCTTTTTGCCgggtaatataataaataacagtgttttcttttttcagttACCAAATGCCATTGGAGCTGTCTTGGCCATTTTGCAACTGTcactctttcttttttatccaAGAGTACCATCATCGCCAagtattaaaagtattattgcTTAATTTGTTAGCTTATtgctatttaatttgaatctcGTTATTTAACACCATagatagtatttaatatagtatattaatttatttttacaatgtgAATTTTCATAGATGaataaacttgaaaataaacgaatttttaaattatgcattttttaaaatatctacttTTTTTGCCCTTAATCAGTTGTTTGTTAATCCACGAAGTCTCACTTACTCATCACAGTGTAGTACCTATTTTGAATTGGATTTTGTATACCtatactttacatacatagatcaCGTTCCTTacgggcagacagagccaacagtttcaaaaaaagattcagatagtgataggttgcaagccccgtcgcctgaaagaattccatgtttattagcctttccctttattgacttttaccATCTGCCCAGGAAGTGAAGAAAAttgcacacactatgttttttctttgctactaGAGTGGCTAGGAAGCTTGTACTAGATGAGTTGGACTACTTCcgcagtcgccttttaagaaaGAGATAGTTTGTGCCACACGGCGCATGTCTCTGTCACTATCACGGCTTTATGGCTGTTTCCACTGccacaagaaaaaaaaaaaattaaaataatctaatctcatattatttattttttattaccataAAATGTAAATCTTACTAGCTAATATCACAATTAATGTTGACTACTTATTTaggttttcattttttttcttactatctattaattttatttttttggtaagTTTGACATTTGGGAATATCTTCACAAATACAATACCCTTGATGTGCTTTGTTAATTACACATACACCTTTTGTGTTATAAGCGGTAATGGTCGAAAAGGGGGTTGATACGTTATATCCCGCCACCTCCTCATCCACGATAACTTCATAGGCGACGTGTCCGGGAGTCGCCAGGAATGCCAGTAAATAATGGGTTTTATTATGTTCTTCATTGTAGTATGAATGTATtcttaaaacagttttgaCCGACATTTGTTTGCATCTTGtacattttttggtttttattgtGCTTGAGAAATTTCTCAGAGCCGACAAAGCCGTGGCGACGATGTTTTGCGCTGCCGTTGTGTTCTTAACAACAGGCGCCAATTTGCGACAAGTGCACCACTTTTCGTCTATAACAGCTTCCGTGCAAGTTCTATTTAAGGACTTCTCGTCAAATAGACTCGTACATTGCGGACACACTGTTGATTTCTTAACATTAACCGTATTATCAGATTTCTTTAATATTCCCCACAGCGTTTCATGTAGGTCGTAAGTGATAGTTAAACGATTTTGATTTACTTGCAAATTGTAGAACTCATTAGGATGTTGTTCTCTGAATTTGTGAGGAACCCAGATGTAAAGCATGGGGAGCCTCTCTTCGTAGAAAGATTCTACGCTGAACCGCGTCTCACCAAACCTTATACCGTGATcactcataaaaaatataaaggtttTACTTTTGTGTAATGATCTTAAGAACGTGGACACGTATTCATCAAAAAGTTCGGGATCGTTGATTTGGTTGTGACTATACGAATTTATCCAGAATAATCCAAAGAAGCTTCCATTTTTATAGGTTTTAGCTAGTTGGCTTGCATAGTCTAACATATGTACTGCTGAGGGTTTCCGTCGCAAGCATACTATGTtccctttatttttttctccaaGCAGAAATAAAGGTCGCATGTAGTGATCTGTAGGGGGAATTTCAAATCCCCCATAGTTCCTGAAAGTATCAggaagatataaaaaatcttcGCCATATGCAGTAACATATCcagattttgaatattttgaccAAATTAGGCGATCATTACAGGTATCCATGCTTGATTTACAGTAAAGTTTGGCATCTCCTGATAACATAGCCATCAAATTAGGATATGTGTTTTCGCCTACCTGGAACGAAATTGCGTCAACGATAAGTAACCATGGCTTGCCTGTTAGGTGCAAGGTCAGTTCGCTTCAGGCAAAAACGTAACTTACACACTCCAGAATCTCCAACAATGGTTTACCCTggcctctccagagaggttcCGACTCCAGGAGGATGATGATGaggaattttattaacaaaagaaaacgGATTGAACATTAGGAAGTTTAAATTCATAAGGTAATGATAtggtatttatgtacataggtacttagttataatattttactaccTTTTGATAGGCCTTATAGTCCAGCCAACCACTCTCCttgaaatattgcattgttaGCGGCATAGTGTGCCGTGCCCTTGCTCGAGACATCGTATCCATGCCCAGTATTAAAACATTCCACATTTCTGCCAGCTCATTGGGTTCCTTTTTTCGGATTTTCTTCATCAATATGTAGGAATCTTcataaaaagtacttttgtatttatttgaactACATTTCACGCTTATAATCTCTTGAATTAGTTTCGTTGTTGTGCCGTTCTGAAATGGTTCACATTTGGAGAGCCTGGAACGATAATGGTttcttgaaaaatacataaagaaTTGATAGGGAGTAAACTGCAAGCAAAGGTGACGATATAAACCAAGTTTGATAGGtctgtgataaaataaataaattgacgtccgatgaaaatgctgtagtgtagtttgttccgccgcttcttctacacatgcgctttggaagtggtagtagttataattagatttaagtgatgtgacgtcaatatgaaatagaaagaaattaaaataaatctattctattctattccattcgtgttttttattaaagttagaacatgtttttagttttataatacatatcgAGTAGCGGTACTTTTAACTTACTCAACTTTCCTGTCGTTAGTTCCAGGAGTGCTTGATTTTGGGCGGCTTACAAATTCGTAACAACATTTATAAGGGTTTTTGTCCTTCCTGTACTTGCTGAGAATATCATCACGAATTTCGAAAACTATTTCATCATCAGATAAAGCGTTGACAAATATCCCTCTTTTTCCACAATTCGAGTAGATGGATCTTGCTGGTTTCTTGAAATTCATTCTCCGCATATAATTGGGTATCACACAGCCTGTCGTATTCAGCAAGAAATCGCCAGTctctttcaattaaaaaacaaaacaatagttttaaatCATTCTTTTTTGATTCAGACTTATTATTTCATCATTCATAAGCAACACTAGACAACACCAATATCAAACAAATCCCTCacgaaaaaacaaaaaaaatatacctaagcaGGCTTACCATTAAAATTATCCTTGTAAACTTTATAGAAAGGTCTGTTTTCAAGAACACTTAATTTAAACTGGGGTAAAAGATTCAggatgttataataaaataatgagaaaaCGACCCAAAGAGCTAGTACTGCTGTTGTGAGACTTTTTGAGCGACGCATCACCTGAGGAAAGGTTTTGTTTTCGCTTAGATTACTCATTGTGTTTGACctgaaatcatttaaaaatattaaaggtaaaaataaaacttatggAAGCGTTTTACTGGCTGTATAATCTGATAAAAATAAGTGGTATTATCTATTACTaactttttaaactattaaaattaagtaattgcCGCAAGGAAAATTTACAATCTGCTAATTTACCACAAGCGAAAAGTATTTTACGAGACAGTGtattaactacatatttgccaAAAAAACTAATAGTGGCGATTAAAGATGAGTTaagagaaacaaaataatttgggATTTTGACTGTCTGTCCAGTACGTTGTAACTTCCAAACTGTTGTTCGAGGCCATAATGAATTTTATGAGTGACATTATTATATCTCTCCGTCATTTTTGAGTGATCCCAGTTGCCCCCTCATCGACAATACCTCGGGGCCAGGGGGTCACTCACATAGGTCACAATTGTACTGAAGGTACATAGCTTTACTCGTATGTGTAAAATGTTAGTGCATTTAATTTTAGCAGTTTCACATGTCTTTTCACGCGTGTCCGTTGTCCATACAACAAAGtaacgtaattttattttcattagcgGGTTGCgtcaaaaagatttgttaaCAAGTTAGCCTTTTTATCGGGCCATATATAATGTATCACTAAAACAATTGTGCAATTTTATGTgacctttatttttcttttattttgactaTGAAATAAACAGCACTTGCATGCTTCAAACATTATAGAgggagtatttaaaaaaaaagcctCCATCAAGCATTTTCCTTTtactcttttttaaattgaaaattaagatttcatttattcattctatTTCGCTAGAACCAACAATACTTTAACCCTTAATTGAAAACTGTAAACATCGTAAGATTAAATACTAAGCctgttcaataaaatattctatgaAAATTTCGTGACATGATATTCgtaagtaagtaatataaaaatgcggTTAAGTGTCTTGGAGTGTTGATTGATACTCTTAGCTGGAGTAATAAAATTGTCGAGATAAGTCTGGTTATTACGCACTTATTCACTTCAGAAACTCATTGAAAATTTCCTTAAACTTGATTGCCTCCTGTATAACTATTCGTTTCATTTTCTGTCTGGGAAATTTactacttttatatatatctaatttgtcttcaaaattaaattagcttCCTATTCCTTTGCGCAGACACCAGGCATTATGTAGGTAGCACTCGTTTCTCAGTTcttaaaaatcctttcttataACTATTATTAGTAGTACTTAAAAATTGAATATCCAATTTCTGTTGAAATAGAGAATCGTTTAACAAGTTCATTTCTTAATATCGTCGTGTTCTACAAGGCGTTTCTTGTCGACGTAAATTCTTGCGAACTATCCTAGATGGATAGACTTATTTGTTTTCGAAGTTATGAGTACAATTGTTTTTCTAAGTTGAGAAATGTAATTAAGAATGGCagtcttttaattaaaattcaaaatagttttcttaatttattgagCAAAAATTTTTCTCTTTCTAGTGTCTTTTACAGAATCTTTAAATATGTACTCGCGCTAATAGGATAATTCTATACGAATTCTGAATCCAGATGGCCAAGTTTGAATACAATAATGATAACCCATTTCCGCATCCATCCATACTGTTGACAAATAGTTGGCAGTTCTAGATAGCGATGTCTGTTTATAACATGTGCCTTCCTAAAGTGTAGGTTTTAGCAATCGTTTCCTGGCATGAAGTGTTAACTTAGAGATTCCTTGCTTGATGGAGCGACAAGCAGTCATAATGCAGGctctattgtttaaaaaagaattaaggAAGTAGTATTGAGTAAAGAGTTTAAAAACTTAACCTGTGCTatgatacataataaatactggTAATTTTACGTGGAGAAAAaatagttgttttatttttttttttcattttggtatttatatcaatttttttatacttactatgaaaatttatttatcaattatcGACAGCGCATTGCATACACTTCAATATTTCAAACTTCTTGATTTCATT
This is a stretch of genomic DNA from Amyelois transitella isolate CPQ chromosome 5, ilAmyTran1.1, whole genome shotgun sequence. It encodes these proteins:
- the LOC106131790 gene encoding sugar transporter SWEET1, whose amino-acid sequence is MKPVPGMPDIYAGIRCVSILAVITTVLQFLSGTLVCKQYVKNQTTGESSPLPFLCGMLSCGLWLLYGLTINDDTITLVNTIGIILMTSYTIIFYIYTLNKSSLIKQIGLIGGILILMTHYVSSEINTDKLIQRLGLLACSLTLLTIVSPMNKLFYVMKVKSTECLPFPMILMSFFVSLLWCIYGLLIVDPYLTLPNAIGAVLAILQLSLFLFYPRVPSSPSIKSIIA
- the LOC106131771 gene encoding uncharacterized protein LOC106131771; its protein translation is MSNLSENKTFPQVMRRSKSLTTAVLALWVVFSLFYYNILNLLPQFKLSVLENRPFYKVYKDNFNETGDFLLNTTGCVIPNYMRRMNFKKPARSIYSNCGKRGIFVNALSDDEIVFEIRDDILSKYRKDKNPYKCCYEFVSRPKSSTPGTNDRKVELSKCEPFQNGTTTKLIQEIISVKCSSNKYKSTFYEDSYILMKKIRKKEPNELAEMWNVLILGMDTMSRARARHTMPLTMQYFKESGWLDYKAYQKVGENTYPNLMAMLSGDAKLYCKSSMDTCNDRLIWSKYSKSGYVTAYGEDFLYLPDTFRNYGGFEIPPTDHYMRPLFLLGEKNKGNIVCLRRKPSAVHMLDYASQLAKTYKNGSFFGLFWINSYSHNQINDPELFDEYVSTFLRSLHKSKTFIFFMSDHGIRFGETRFSVESFYEERLPMLYIWVPHKFREQHPNEFYNLQVNQNRLTITYDLHETLWGILKKSDNTVNVKKSTVCPQCTSLFDEKSLNRTCTEAVIDEKWCTCRKLAPVVKNTTAAQNIVATALSALRNFSSTIKTKKCTRCKQMSVKTVLRIHSYYNEEHNKTHYLLAFLATPGHVAYEVIVDEEVAGYNVSTPFSTITAYNTKGVCVINKAHQGYCICEDIPKCQTYQKNKINR